A single window of Pseudobdellovibrionaceae bacterium DNA harbors:
- a CDS encoding lysophospholipid acyltransferase family protein: MLKQKVLGFIVWLIYRTLVLTWRIEVRQPESLTQALRDRATVLFAHWHGDELVLLYLIGKYRVTTIASQSKDGELMNTILHLQGATSTRGSSTRGAVGALKGLIRKIREDRRNSSFAVDGPKGPIYQVKPGVFEVSRMLQAPIFPVGVAVDRAWRFEKSWNKTFLPKPFARVLIDWAEALPPVSKDEDPRSLVLKEGLEKALHESRLQAAKSLLPRP, from the coding sequence ATGCTGAAGCAAAAGGTCCTGGGTTTCATCGTTTGGCTGATCTATCGCACTTTGGTCCTCACCTGGAGGATCGAAGTTCGTCAGCCCGAATCTTTGACCCAGGCCTTACGTGATCGCGCGACCGTCCTGTTCGCGCACTGGCACGGGGACGAACTCGTGCTGCTTTACCTCATCGGAAAATATCGAGTGACGACCATCGCCTCGCAGTCGAAAGACGGCGAGCTGATGAACACGATCTTGCACTTGCAAGGCGCGACCTCGACACGTGGATCTTCCACGCGGGGTGCGGTCGGCGCGCTAAAAGGTTTGATCCGCAAGATTCGTGAAGACCGCCGCAATTCCAGCTTCGCGGTCGATGGCCCCAAGGGCCCCATCTATCAAGTGAAGCCGGGCGTGTTCGAAGTCAGTCGCATGCTTCAGGCGCCCATTTTTCCCGTCGGCGTCGCGGTCGACCGGGCTTGGCGTTTCGAAAAGTCGTGGAACAAAACTTTTCTTCCTAAACCCTTCGCGCGCGTCCTGATCGATTGGGCCGAGGCGCTTCCGCCGGTCAGCAAAGACGAGGATCCCCGGTCTTTAGTCCTGAAGGAGGGACTCGAAAAAGCGCTCCATGAGTCCCGACTTCAGGCCGCAAAAAGTTTGCTGCCCCGTCCTTAA
- a CDS encoding peptidyl-prolyl cis-trans isomerase, which yields MKLQFLAAGAFLLFLPTGCFWKNTPVADQAVIQVDDRSMNLKEFSDRLSRQLKNFDALAAKDPAQVDRARKSVIQDFLTEALFTRYATNNKVDVSSGEWDQEVNEIRSGFPDDISFRRSLAEENLSLSEWRDRIRFLLLQKKVFAQFQKKAIAPTEEEMKKFYEENKEKYRHPERVYLRQIVVDDLGKAQDIHTELKNKKKFETLATKYSIAPEGKNGGLVGWIERGSLDVFDKAFGLSAGGATSQVLESTYGFHIFKVEKKEPAGYRKFDDLRPVIRKILIGQQEQREYTQWMDEQLRSSRVSINRDLINALKVETRD from the coding sequence ATGAAACTTCAGTTCCTGGCGGCCGGCGCATTTTTGCTTTTTCTTCCGACCGGCTGCTTTTGGAAGAACACTCCCGTCGCGGACCAGGCGGTCATCCAAGTCGATGACCGCAGCATGAATCTGAAAGAGTTCAGCGACCGCCTTTCACGCCAGCTCAAAAATTTCGACGCCCTCGCCGCGAAAGATCCCGCACAGGTGGATCGCGCGCGGAAGTCCGTGATCCAAGATTTTCTGACCGAAGCCCTTTTTACCCGTTACGCGACCAACAATAAAGTCGACGTCTCCAGCGGTGAGTGGGACCAAGAGGTAAACGAAATTCGCTCGGGATTTCCGGACGACATTTCCTTCCGCCGCTCACTCGCCGAAGAAAACCTGTCCCTTTCGGAATGGCGTGATCGTATCCGCTTCTTGTTGCTGCAGAAAAAAGTCTTCGCGCAGTTCCAAAAGAAGGCGATCGCCCCGACCGAAGAGGAAATGAAGAAGTTCTACGAAGAGAACAAAGAAAAATACCGCCACCCCGAACGGGTGTATCTACGCCAGATCGTCGTCGACGATCTGGGTAAAGCGCAGGACATCCACACCGAGCTCAAAAACAAAAAGAAGTTCGAAACCCTGGCAACGAAGTACTCCATCGCTCCAGAGGGAAAAAACGGCGGTTTGGTCGGGTGGATCGAACGCGGCTCCTTGGACGTTTTCGACAAAGCTTTTGGCCTCTCGGCCGGTGGCGCAACCAGTCAGGTGCTGGAAAGCACCTACGGCTTTCACATTTTCAAAGTCGAAAAGAAGGAGCCCGCGGGCTACCGTAAATTCGACGATTTGAGACCGGTCATCCGCAAGATTCTCATTGGTCAGCAAGAGCAAAGAGAGTACACCCAATGGATGGACGAACAGTTGCGTTCGTCCCGGGTTTCGATCAATCGTGACCTGATCAACGCGCTCAAAGTCGAAACCCGCGATTGA
- a CDS encoding peptidylprolyl isomerase, with amino-acid sequence MTQKFLRVALVMLTIPMLAIAQGKKDEVVATVGNRKITVEDFNRRFNEVKNTFNPPTKQQFLEDLVRFEVGLAEAEKRNLEKDPIFQERVKAELYKTFLEKELGDRIQKITVSDKEMEEYYKRNPEIRFSHIVIEVKPGATAAQRAEAKKRADEIYGEVTKSKRPFEELVRLYSDDLVTKQTGGDAGFQSRMTLTPNFYDVLSKMRVGETRGLVDTPFGYHIVRVTGRRTFANADKRQIRMAVHNEKRLDLFNDYFDRVKKTYKISTNIKALE; translated from the coding sequence ATGACTCAGAAATTTCTTCGAGTAGCGCTCGTCATGCTGACCATTCCCATGCTCGCGATCGCGCAAGGCAAAAAAGACGAAGTCGTCGCCACCGTCGGCAACCGCAAAATCACCGTCGAAGACTTCAATCGCCGCTTCAACGAAGTGAAAAACACGTTCAACCCTCCCACGAAGCAGCAGTTCCTGGAAGACTTGGTGCGCTTCGAAGTCGGTTTGGCGGAAGCGGAAAAACGGAATCTGGAAAAAGATCCGATCTTCCAAGAGCGCGTGAAAGCGGAACTCTACAAGACCTTCCTCGAAAAGGAACTGGGCGATCGCATCCAAAAAATCACCGTCTCGGACAAAGAGATGGAAGAGTATTACAAGCGCAATCCCGAAATCCGCTTTTCGCATATCGTGATCGAAGTGAAGCCGGGAGCCACCGCCGCCCAACGTGCGGAAGCGAAAAAACGCGCCGACGAAATTTACGGCGAAGTGACCAAGTCAAAACGCCCCTTCGAAGAGCTGGTCCGTTTGTACTCGGATGACCTCGTGACCAAACAGACCGGTGGCGATGCGGGTTTCCAAAGCCGCATGACCCTGACGCCGAACTTCTACGACGTCCTGTCGAAAATGCGCGTCGGCGAAACTCGCGGCCTGGTGGATACGCCCTTCGGTTACCACATCGTGCGGGTCACCGGACGCCGGACTTTCGCCAATGCCGACAAACGTCAAATCCGCATGGCCGTGCACAACGAAAAGCGTTTGGACCTCTTTAACGACTATTTCGACCGCGTTAAAAAGACCTATAAAATCTCGACCAATATCAAAGCTCTAGAGTAG
- a CDS encoding fumarate reductase/succinate dehydrogenase flavoprotein subunit: MSTILNSNIPGGAVQDKWDNFKFEGKLVNPANKRKHTIIVVGTGLAGASAAASLGELGYNVKSFCVHESPRRAHSIAAQGGINAAKNYKNDGDSVYRLFYDTVKGGDFRAREANVYRLAQISTQIIDHCVAQGVPFAREYGGLLANRSFGGSQVSRTFYARGQTGQQLLLGAYSALMRQVDLKQVQLYSRREMLDVVTVNGQARGIVVRNLNTGEIEAHEADAVCIASGGYSNVFFLSTNAMACAVTAAWKAHKKGAFFANPCFTQIHPTCIPVHGEMQSKLTLMSESLRNDGRVWVPKLKGDKRHPSQIPDDERDYYLERVYPSFGNLAPRDVASRQAKYRVDEGHGVGETGIAVYLDFRDAIKRLGQPAIAARYGNLFDMYAQITGENPYEQPMRIYPAPHYTMGGLWVDYNLMSNVPGLFVLGEANFSDHGANRLGASALMQGLADGYFVIPHTMGNYIASTKLEKVSTSHDAFKASVAAVNAEVSKLMGIRGGRSVDSFHKELGHIMWENCGMGRNAKGLAEAQTKISALRDEFWQNVRIPGEQNYINPELEKAGRVADFMELGELMCRDALVREESCGGHFRDEHQIDGEAKRDDEKFCHVGAWEYKGASAQKSVRHQEELKFENVKLATRSYK; the protein is encoded by the coding sequence ATGTCGACAATTCTGAACAGCAACATTCCCGGCGGCGCGGTCCAAGACAAGTGGGACAACTTCAAGTTCGAAGGCAAACTCGTCAACCCCGCGAACAAACGTAAACACACGATCATCGTTGTGGGCACGGGCCTAGCGGGCGCGAGCGCCGCGGCTTCGCTGGGTGAGCTGGGTTACAACGTGAAAAGCTTCTGCGTTCACGAAAGTCCGCGCCGCGCGCACTCGATCGCCGCGCAAGGTGGAATCAACGCCGCGAAGAACTACAAAAACGACGGCGACTCGGTCTACCGTCTGTTTTACGACACCGTGAAGGGCGGGGACTTCCGCGCCCGTGAAGCCAACGTCTATCGTTTGGCGCAAATTTCGACGCAAATCATCGATCACTGCGTGGCGCAGGGCGTGCCCTTCGCGCGCGAGTACGGCGGCTTGCTCGCCAACCGCTCGTTCGGGGGCTCGCAGGTTTCGCGGACGTTCTACGCCCGCGGTCAGACCGGTCAGCAGCTTTTGTTGGGCGCTTATTCGGCGCTGATGCGGCAAGTGGATTTGAAGCAGGTTCAACTTTACTCGCGTCGCGAGATGCTCGACGTGGTGACCGTGAACGGTCAGGCGCGCGGGATCGTCGTGCGCAACCTGAACACCGGGGAAATCGAAGCTCACGAAGCGGACGCCGTCTGTATCGCCAGCGGTGGTTACTCGAACGTCTTCTTCTTGTCGACGAACGCGATGGCGTGCGCGGTGACCGCCGCTTGGAAGGCGCACAAGAAGGGCGCGTTCTTCGCGAACCCGTGCTTCACGCAAATTCACCCGACCTGCATTCCCGTTCATGGCGAAATGCAGTCGAAACTGACCTTGATGTCCGAGTCGCTCCGGAATGACGGCCGCGTTTGGGTTCCGAAACTCAAAGGTGACAAACGTCATCCTTCGCAGATTCCCGACGATGAGCGCGACTATTATTTGGAGCGCGTCTATCCGAGTTTCGGGAACCTGGCTCCCCGTGACGTGGCTTCGCGCCAAGCGAAATACCGCGTGGACGAAGGACACGGCGTCGGTGAAACCGGCATCGCGGTTTATCTGGATTTCCGCGACGCGATCAAACGTTTGGGACAGCCGGCAATCGCCGCTCGTTACGGCAATCTGTTCGATATGTACGCGCAGATCACCGGTGAAAATCCTTACGAACAACCGATGCGTATCTACCCTGCGCCCCACTACACGATGGGCGGACTGTGGGTGGACTACAATCTGATGAGCAACGTTCCGGGCCTCTTCGTCCTGGGCGAAGCGAATTTCTCGGATCACGGTGCGAACCGTCTGGGTGCCTCGGCGCTCATGCAGGGTTTGGCGGACGGTTACTTCGTCATTCCGCACACGATGGGGAACTACATCGCCTCGACGAAACTCGAAAAAGTCTCGACGTCGCATGATGCTTTCAAAGCTTCGGTCGCGGCGGTCAACGCGGAAGTTTCGAAACTGATGGGTATCCGGGGTGGCCGCTCGGTGGATAGTTTCCACAAAGAACTCGGCCATATCATGTGGGAAAACTGCGGAATGGGTCGGAACGCCAAAGGTTTGGCGGAAGCACAAACTAAAATCTCGGCGTTGCGTGATGAATTCTGGCAGAACGTGCGGATTCCTGGCGAACAGAACTACATTAACCCCGAACTCGAAAAAGCGGGACGCGTGGCGGATTTCATGGAACTCGGCGAGCTGATGTGCCGGGATGCCTTGGTTCGTGAAGAGTCTTGCGGTGGTCACTTCCGTGACGAACACCAGATCGACGGCGAGGCGAAACGTGATGACGAAAAATTCTGTCACGTGGGCGCATGGGAATACAAAGGGGCTTCGGCGCAGAAGTCCGTCCGTCATCAAGAAGAATTGAAATTCGAGAACGTCAAACTGGCGACTCGCTCGTATAAGTGA
- a CDS encoding S8 family serine peptidase, translating into MSIHGRIAVSFLVPLVTALVAALPAAAQKKPEVNPAPEFIPGQYLVRLRTPGIIGSSAIQALEEKAKGKVLRVHENQNFVLLQKPLIQSAEGALMDIQSTDDVLLVEPNYVYRVNKTANDPDLGKLWGIRNSGQQDSSRQAGVAGIDVDAERAWDITTGSKDVVVAVIDTGVDYRHPDLAANAWVNEAELNGKPGVDDDGNGFVDDVYGASFADPAKPTGNPMDDHGHGTHCAGTIGAKGDDGRGIVGVSWDVRIMGVKFLGADGSGSLEGAIQAIDYATRMGARIQSNSWAGGGYSKLLEEAIQRADAANVLFIAASSNSGGNNDASPVYPATYNVPNIISVAAIDNRGTLADFSNYGRTTVHVAAPGVNIHSSLPGSAYDSWSGTSMATPHVSGVAALLVAHDAYATHYQLRQRILDGARPLAGLRGKVSTGGVVNAYYSLTGQAPPEDPNDPAKWLQQSANFSTPHPYVKKELIEWELSIPGATQMALYFSKFQTERTYDTLTLKNRAGQTIAVLSGSMDDSFSPIIAGDYVKLIFKSDDSIEKYGIDITGVAFR; encoded by the coding sequence ATGTCGATTCATGGACGAATCGCCGTTTCTTTTCTTGTTCCGCTCGTTACGGCGCTGGTCGCCGCACTGCCGGCCGCGGCCCAAAAGAAGCCCGAAGTTAATCCCGCACCGGAATTCATTCCCGGACAGTATCTTGTCCGCCTGCGGACTCCTGGAATCATCGGCTCTTCGGCGATTCAAGCGCTCGAGGAAAAAGCGAAAGGGAAAGTCCTGCGCGTACACGAAAATCAAAACTTCGTGCTGCTGCAGAAGCCGCTCATCCAAAGCGCGGAAGGCGCGCTCATGGACATTCAATCTACGGACGATGTCCTTTTGGTCGAACCCAACTACGTCTATCGCGTGAATAAGACCGCGAACGATCCCGATCTGGGGAAGCTTTGGGGTATTCGTAACTCGGGACAACAAGACTCTTCGCGCCAAGCGGGCGTCGCGGGCATCGATGTCGACGCGGAACGCGCGTGGGATATCACGACAGGCTCGAAAGATGTCGTGGTTGCGGTCATCGATACGGGTGTCGACTATCGTCACCCCGATCTGGCGGCGAACGCTTGGGTGAACGAAGCGGAATTGAACGGGAAACCCGGCGTCGACGATGACGGTAACGGTTTCGTCGATGACGTTTACGGCGCGAGCTTCGCGGATCCCGCGAAACCGACCGGAAATCCGATGGACGATCACGGTCACGGGACTCACTGCGCGGGTACGATCGGCGCGAAGGGCGATGACGGTCGCGGCATCGTCGGCGTCAGCTGGGACGTACGTATCATGGGCGTGAAGTTCCTGGGCGCGGACGGTTCGGGAAGCCTGGAGGGCGCGATCCAAGCGATCGACTACGCCACCCGCATGGGGGCGCGCATCCAGTCCAACTCGTGGGCGGGCGGCGGTTACTCGAAACTTCTGGAAGAAGCGATTCAACGTGCGGATGCGGCGAACGTTCTGTTCATCGCGGCGAGCTCGAACTCGGGCGGCAATAACGACGCGAGCCCGGTTTATCCCGCGACCTACAACGTGCCGAACATCATTTCCGTCGCGGCGATCGATAACCGCGGAACGTTGGCGGATTTCTCGAACTACGGACGCACGACGGTTCACGTCGCGGCTCCTGGTGTGAACATCCACAGTTCGCTTCCCGGCAGCGCTTACGATTCATGGTCGGGAACGTCGATGGCGACCCCGCACGTTTCGGGTGTGGCGGCCTTGCTGGTGGCGCATGATGCCTACGCCACTCACTATCAGTTGCGTCAGCGTATTCTGGACGGCGCGCGTCCCCTGGCGGGCCTGCGCGGCAAAGTTTCTACGGGCGGCGTCGTGAACGCCTACTACTCGCTGACGGGTCAGGCTCCTCCGGAAGATCCGAACGATCCCGCGAAGTGGTTGCAACAGTCGGCGAACTTCTCGACTCCGCATCCTTACGTGAAGAAAGAGCTGATCGAGTGGGAGCTGTCGATTCCCGGCGCGACGCAAATGGCGCTTTATTTCTCGAAGTTCCAGACGGAGCGGACTTACGACACGCTGACGTTGAAGAACCGCGCGGGCCAGACGATCGCCGTTCTTTCGGGATCGATGGATGATTCGTTCTCGCCGATCATCGCGGGCGATTACGTGAAGCTAATCTTCAAGAGCGACGATTCGATCGAAAAATACGGAATCGACATTACCGGAGTCGCGTTCCGCTAA
- a CDS encoding succinate dehydrogenase cytochrome b subunit — protein MANAAANAVGAGAKARPFFLTSIGKKYLMGLTGLIWAGFVFGHMAGNMLMFISADMYNAYGHALVSGKMIYVIETVLVTALLVHVVAAVSLTLENRAARGGQRYAVRSKTAKGASLASRTMAIQGSVVLAFVILHLATFKYGTYYETTVDGVVMRDLHRLLVETFQSPGYVVWYLVALVILGFHLSHGIGSLFQSLGVKNERTEPLINKVSLLYGIVVAGGFLAQPIYIFLSA, from the coding sequence ATGGCAAATGCAGCAGCAAATGCAGTGGGAGCGGGTGCGAAAGCCCGGCCCTTCTTTCTCACGAGCATCGGTAAAAAATATTTGATGGGTTTGACCGGTCTGATTTGGGCCGGCTTCGTGTTCGGTCACATGGCCGGCAACATGCTCATGTTCATCTCGGCCGATATGTACAATGCATACGGACACGCGCTGGTGAGTGGGAAAATGATCTACGTGATCGAAACGGTGCTGGTGACGGCGCTTCTGGTTCACGTGGTGGCCGCGGTCAGCCTGACGCTCGAAAATCGGGCGGCTCGTGGCGGTCAGCGCTACGCGGTTCGTAGCAAAACCGCGAAGGGCGCCTCGCTGGCGTCGCGGACGATGGCCATTCAGGGTTCCGTCGTTCTGGCGTTCGTGATCTTGCATCTGGCGACATTCAAGTACGGCACTTACTATGAGACGACGGTCGATGGCGTGGTGATGCGCGATCTGCACCGTTTGCTGGTCGAAACCTTTCAGTCTCCGGGTTACGTGGTGTGGTACCTCGTCGCCTTGGTGATCTTGGGTTTCCATCTTTCGCACGGGATCGGATCGTTGTTCCAATCCCTGGGCGTGAAGAACGAACGCACCGAACCTTTGATCAACAAAGTCAGTCTGCTCTACGGAATCGTGGTCGCGGGCGGATTCTTGGCGCAACCCATTTACATCTTTTTGAGCGCGTAA
- a CDS encoding electron transfer flavoprotein subunit beta/FixA family protein: protein MKIFVCIKQVPDTETKVKIAADGKSLDAAGVKWVMNPYDEYAVEEAIKIRDQNAGSQIFAITVGPKKRAIEVVRTALAMGADEGLVVDAPENIDASVTAELLAKAIAAEGPAQLILSGKLAIDDNASAVGQMLAENLGIGHTSVVSKLGWNPEAVTVERDTEGGAKEVVRVKLPAVIAANKGLNMPRYASLQGIMKAKKKTVKEIDGATLGVKLEAKTPVLSFEMPPEKPAVKMLSGDAATQAKTLTEALRNEAKVI, encoded by the coding sequence ATGAAGATTTTCGTCTGCATCAAGCAGGTTCCCGACACGGAAACCAAAGTCAAAATCGCCGCTGACGGCAAAAGCCTCGACGCCGCGGGCGTCAAATGGGTGATGAACCCCTACGACGAATACGCCGTGGAAGAAGCGATCAAAATTCGTGATCAAAATGCGGGAAGCCAGATTTTCGCGATCACCGTGGGTCCTAAGAAACGCGCGATCGAAGTCGTGCGGACCGCGCTGGCCATGGGTGCCGATGAAGGCCTCGTCGTCGACGCTCCGGAAAACATCGATGCCTCGGTCACGGCCGAACTGCTCGCAAAGGCGATCGCCGCGGAAGGCCCCGCGCAGCTGATCCTTTCGGGAAAGCTCGCGATCGATGACAACGCCTCGGCGGTCGGTCAAATGCTCGCGGAAAACCTCGGCATCGGTCACACCTCGGTCGTTTCGAAACTCGGCTGGAATCCCGAAGCGGTCACCGTCGAACGTGACACCGAAGGTGGCGCGAAAGAAGTCGTGCGTGTGAAACTCCCGGCCGTGATCGCGGCGAACAAGGGCCTGAACATGCCCCGTTACGCGAGCCTGCAAGGAATCATGAAAGCGAAGAAGAAAACCGTGAAGGAAATCGACGGCGCGACCCTCGGCGTGAAGCTCGAAGCGAAGACTCCCGTTCTGAGCTTCGAAATGCCGCCCGAAAAACCCGCGGTCAAGATGTTGAGCGGCGATGCCGCCACCCAAGCGAAAACCCTGACCGAAGCGCTTCGTAACGAAGCGAAAGTCATCTAA
- a CDS encoding electron transfer flavoprotein subunit alpha/FixB family protein produces the protein MSQVLIYCEHQNGKLKRSATELLSWAQSANLTTSAVAFGANAASLTGELGTWGVENVFVATDTSTDNYNPEIFTDVLVEAAQKSGATVILGSASASGRDLFPRAAARLKAGVASDCVGLEWSGTTVTAKKPYMAGKVFAKVGFQDSPVQMVLMRANQLPVNASTKTSSPSATTLAVKAPLWAQIQEVVKGASAKLDLTEANIIVSGGRGLKEAGNFKMLEELADVLGATVGASRAVVDAGWVGHGMQVGQTGKTVAPTLYIAVGISGAVQHLAGMSGSKVIVAINNDANAPIFQKATYGLVGDAFEIVPKLTQEFKTLLHK, from the coding sequence ATGTCACAAGTTCTGATCTATTGCGAACATCAAAATGGCAAACTCAAGCGCAGCGCCACCGAACTTCTCTCGTGGGCGCAAAGTGCGAACCTCACGACCTCGGCGGTGGCCTTTGGCGCGAACGCCGCTTCGCTGACCGGCGAACTCGGCACGTGGGGCGTGGAAAATGTCTTCGTCGCGACCGATACCTCGACGGACAACTACAATCCTGAAATTTTCACGGACGTCTTGGTCGAAGCCGCACAAAAATCCGGCGCGACCGTGATCCTCGGTTCGGCCAGCGCCAGCGGCCGCGACCTTTTCCCCCGCGCGGCGGCCCGCTTGAAAGCCGGCGTCGCCAGCGACTGCGTCGGTCTGGAATGGTCGGGTACGACCGTCACCGCGAAAAAGCCCTACATGGCGGGTAAAGTCTTCGCCAAAGTCGGATTCCAAGATTCGCCCGTACAGATGGTGCTGATGCGCGCGAACCAACTTCCGGTGAATGCTTCGACGAAAACCTCGTCGCCTTCGGCAACGACCCTCGCGGTGAAAGCTCCCCTGTGGGCGCAGATCCAAGAGGTCGTCAAAGGCGCCAGCGCGAAGCTCGATCTCACCGAAGCGAACATCATCGTTTCAGGCGGTCGTGGTTTGAAAGAGGCCGGGAACTTCAAAATGCTCGAAGAGCTCGCGGACGTGCTGGGCGCGACGGTGGGCGCTTCGCGCGCGGTCGTCGATGCGGGTTGGGTCGGTCACGGGATGCAGGTCGGCCAGACCGGCAAAACGGTGGCCCCCACTTTGTACATCGCGGTCGGAATCTCGGGCGCGGTTCAGCACTTGGCGGGAATGAGCGGTTCGAAAGTGATCGTCGCGATCAATAACGATGCGAACGCACCGATCTTCCAAAAAGCGACTTACGGACTCGTCGGTGACGCGTTCGAAATCGTGCCGAAGCTGACTCAAGAGTTCAAAACGCTCCTGCATAAATAA
- a CDS encoding alpha/beta hydrolase: MSSTPRVFIVHGYLASPSSHWFPWLRDELSERGANVDVIPLPQSESPQLEAWLDCLKDRVGVPDERTHFVAHSLGCVATLKYLQAWPSDTLIGSLMLVAGFTGRLLNLPQLDGFTESAVDFASLRRMAPVRHVLLSENDMVVRPPHTEKLAEDLLAKLWRVPDAGHFLGSEGVTRLDQALEILAPRLHQGT; encoded by the coding sequence ATGTCGTCGACTCCACGCGTGTTTATTGTTCACGGCTATTTAGCCAGTCCGTCGAGCCATTGGTTTCCGTGGCTCCGTGACGAATTAAGTGAGCGTGGGGCGAACGTGGATGTCATTCCCCTTCCGCAATCGGAAAGCCCCCAGCTCGAAGCTTGGTTGGATTGTTTGAAAGATCGAGTGGGCGTTCCGGATGAGCGGACTCATTTTGTGGCCCATAGTTTGGGTTGCGTGGCGACGCTGAAGTACCTGCAGGCTTGGCCTTCGGACACGCTGATCGGCAGTCTGATGCTCGTGGCGGGCTTTACGGGGCGACTTCTCAACCTACCGCAATTGGATGGTTTCACGGAAAGCGCTGTCGATTTTGCGAGTTTGCGGCGTATGGCGCCGGTCCGTCACGTTCTGCTTTCGGAAAATGATATGGTGGTGCGCCCGCCCCACACGGAAAAGCTGGCGGAAGACCTGCTCGCGAAGTTATGGCGGGTCCCCGATGCGGGGCATTTCTTGGGTTCAGAGGGCGTGACTCGTTTGGACCAGGCGCTCGAAATCCTCGCGCCCCGTCTGCATCAAGGAACGTAG
- a CDS encoding succinate dehydrogenase/fumarate reductase iron-sulfur subunit: MAAHGKTLNLTLRVWRQKSAKDDGRFVDYPAKGVSADASFLEMLDQVNEGLIGKGEDPITFDHDCREGICGSCGFMINGDAHGPLKGVTVCQLHMRTFSDGETLTLEPWRAKAFPVQKDLMVDRSAFDRIIAAGGYISVDTGNAVDANSLPVPKPNADAAFESAACIGCGACVASCKNASAMLFVGAKVSHFSLLPQGQVESPERVDRMVTQMDHEGFGNCTTTGSCSASCPKEIPLANIARMNRELLVSALTKREASSGDGI; this comes from the coding sequence ATGGCAGCACACGGAAAAACTCTGAATCTGACCCTGCGAGTGTGGCGGCAAAAATCGGCGAAAGACGATGGTCGTTTTGTCGACTATCCCGCAAAAGGTGTTTCCGCCGACGCTTCGTTTTTGGAAATGCTCGATCAGGTGAACGAAGGTCTGATTGGTAAGGGCGAAGATCCGATCACTTTCGATCACGACTGCCGGGAAGGGATCTGCGGCTCTTGCGGCTTCATGATCAACGGCGACGCGCACGGACCTTTGAAGGGCGTCACCGTCTGCCAATTGCACATGCGCACGTTCAGTGACGGAGAAACTCTCACGCTGGAACCTTGGCGCGCAAAAGCCTTCCCCGTCCAAAAAGATCTCATGGTCGATCGCAGCGCATTCGATCGCATCATCGCGGCGGGCGGCTACATTTCGGTCGATACCGGTAACGCGGTGGACGCGAATTCTTTGCCGGTGCCGAAGCCCAATGCCGACGCGGCCTTTGAATCGGCGGCATGTATCGGATGCGGCGCTTGTGTCGCCAGCTGTAAGAACGCGTCGGCGATGCTTTTCGTCGGAGCGAAAGTCTCGCATTTCTCGTTGCTGCCGCAAGGTCAGGTGGAAAGCCCTGAGCGCGTGGACCGTATGGTGACGCAAATGGATCATGAAGGCTTCGGCAACTGCACGACCACGGGTTCGTGTTCGGCGTCGTGTCCCAAAGAGATCCCTTTGGCGAACATCGCACGGATGAACCGCGAGCTTTTGGTTTCTGCTCTGACTAAACGCGAAGCCTCGTCGGGCGACGGCATCTAA